The genomic window TGTTGATGCATCCTTTTCAGGTTGCGCAACACCGTTCGCACCTAAGCCAGCAGGTCTGCCGCCAGATTGAGCTCCTCCACGACCCCCAGGCCTGCCACCCCTGCGTGAGCTTGTCGCACTAGGTAACGGTGTGTTGAAGACAACGGATGGTGTGTACGGGACCTTTACCCATTCCTGTTTGCCTGAGGTGGCGCTGGGTGCGCTGTCTTTGCGCTCCTTCTCACCCTTCTCTTGAGCCTTTTTACGGTCCTCGTCCACCACTATCTCCGGTGTCGGCCAAGATTTCTGGTCTTGGTTAGGAGGAAGGGGCATGGCGCTTGACGCTGCCTTTGCATCCTTCTCGTAGGGCCTGCCCTTAGTTCCCTTCTTCTCCGCATCTCCCCTTGTATCCTTTCGCGAAGGAACCGACTTATCCTCCTCACGGCCCTTTGACTTGCTCTCAGTAGCTGCGGTTCTCCCTTCAGGGGTGCTCTTCTTGGCCCCTGCCGTTGCGAGTGGCGAAACTACAGGCTTTGCCTTGGTCTTCTGCTCATCTGCGCGCTGTTGCCAGATGTTCACCGTGGGCAGAGGTGCCTCCTTGAGAGGCTTAGCTGGCTCCgtttccttctccttctctttctccttctccttctccttctccttctccttctccttctccttctccttctcgcCCTTGTCGTGGTTCTTCTTGCCCTTTTTGCTCTTTTCGCTTCTCTCTGGCTTCTCTGATGTCTTCTCCACTGGCTCAACAGGCTTGTCGACCGAAGTAGAAGCCTGCGACTTGTTGTCCCATGTGGACTCAGAGGACATGTTAGGCTGGGAGGACACATCGTCGTCCTTTGTCACTGTCGAAGCTGACAGAGAATCAATGTCAGGAGTGGGTGTTTCAATCGACTCGGCGGACTGAGCAGGGGTCGTAGGCTTCGAGGCGGATGTTCGGAGCTCGCCGTTCGTCGCGGGTCGGTCGGTCGAGGACTCAGTCTCGGCATCGTCGGCCCAATTGTTTACTTGAGTGACGGAGGTGATCGCGGCTTTAGAGGCATCGACCTTGGCCGGTGTTGCAGAGCCAGAAGCTGGCTTGCTGATGGAGACTGGGCTCGAGATGCCTTTCGCGGCTTGCGCGTATGAGAAGGTTGCTGCCATTTTGGAAACGGTTTATTCTTCAGCAAATGTGTTTTGCAGAGAATGTGGAGGCGTTGGTGGGTGCTGAAAATCCCCAGTGGGACCGCTAGAATGCGCTGGCCAGTGCAAGAGCTGGCGCTGGTGTGTCCGGAGAGGCAAGCTGACCTCTCCGCACTTTAAGCCGGGTAATGTAACCAGGCGTTGGTTTTCGCGAGGTTCGCAGTTTCCCAGGAGATTACTCTGCAGAGTGCAATGCGGTGAAAGGTCGGATTCAAAAAGAATCGGCGCCTCGGTACTGGTGGAGTCGAACGCGAAGGCGACGGAGAACAAGAGAACCCCCGGAGCACTTGGACGAGCTCTGAGCCGAAAGACGTTAGCAAGGATGTCGACCTAGTAGCCGGCGGCTGGGAGAGTGGAGGGCAAAAGGGAAAGTTGAATCGCCAGAAGGAGCGATTAGAAATGTATCTGCGGCGGATGCCCGGCAAATGTACGGAATTTAGACAGTTCTCGTGGGCCCACGTCACAGCAATACAGCTGAGGCGGGGTGACGGTGAGCAGCAGTGGCTTCTCCGCTGTGCTCTTGACAGGGCAGTAGGCTGGGTGAAAGGGCGCTGCGACTCCAGAAAAGCCTCAGGCGCGAGTGACAGGCGGGCGGCAAGCGGAACTGACCTGTGGGCAAAGCCTGGGCTGGCTGTTTGGCTGACGCGCACAACGAACAAGCAGCAGACACGCAAACGGCGGTACGGTGGGCTGTGTGAGCTGTGTGGGTTATCGGTGCGGAGAACGAGGGTGTCGGCGTGCAGCGTTTATGACGGGCTCCAGGCACACACACGAGTGTCCGAGTTGCAGCGATATTGGGCGTGCGAGGAACAACAACGGGCCGGCTGAGCGTCTCGAGTGTCCTAGGCGACTTTATCGAAGCAGACCGAAAGCCAGTAGACCTGACAAAATTGAATGTCGTGTGTGCGGAAAGTACAAGCGCAGGTAATGAGGGGAGACGCAAAAAATCGTCCCGGAACTGCTGCTAGTTGCAAGACCCACGCTTTCACTAGACTTAAAATCCCAGATCCACGCCCAGCAGGCCGAGGAACGCGCTGCAAATCCCTACTACAGGTGCCCGACTCGCGCCGACACCGTGTACCTCTGCCTGCACGGTATTGTGAATTGTGAACCCTCGACGCCCACAATTGTTGGCTCGAGGCATCTCAGATGATGACCTCACTTTTCACCCCTCACTTGAGACATTGCTGCCTACTCCACGCTCTCCTCAACTGCATGTATCGTGCAGCTGGAGAGCCCAACGCGGGCATAGTGCACCCAATTTGCCAGGGCATGTAATTGGCGCTTCAGTGCAGGGCTGCTGACGGCCTTTCCTTCGAGCAAATGTCGGTGCATGCACGCGCGAGCCATCTCCGTGCCCACGGAAGAGCGGGATGTGGCCATTGGGTCTTCCGAATACTCCCGCCCGCATGGCAAAGCGTGCCTGTGTCTGACTGAGATAGGAAGCTGTTTCGGTGCAGCCGTGTGGGACTTTGACGGTGCGCTCACGTGAGTGACGGTCCGCAGCGCTTTAGCCTTCCAAGCGCTATCATGTTTTCCGATGCTATTGATGCTAACCAGTGTACAACTCAATAACATGTTAGCTGTTGATTCTAACCGTGTTCACTCGCTTTGTTTGGCCTCTTTCCACATGGCTTGATCTGCATTCCTTTCGTAGCGTACAATTTGAAGTTACTTGCTGTTCTTCCACGTTCGTCAATTGCATGTGAACACCATCAGCGGCGTGTTGTGAAATTCCAAACGAACCCTGTTTGCTGGCGACGTCAGGGCAATCGATATAAATTGGCCACACACTGTGAAACGCAGTCAAAGTATGACATATGTTGTAGCTGATATTGAGCGCAATCTACAGATCAGGTAGCGCCTCACACCACTTTACAGGACAACACTTTTCAATCTGACAAGCACTCTAAGCCCGTCGCAAGGCTCCTGACGCTGACATATTGAGCCTATGACCACCAGGCATGATCAGAGTGACATGTACTCCATTTCGAAGAGGACAGCTGCGCATCTCATATCACACATATGCAGCCAAGTGGTGTCATGGGTGTCGTCCATGGCCGCGTTACCACGGGCAATCATTAGGCAGCCGCGTGAGGCTCTGTCGTGTGTATGGTGCGCCCACCGGAGCTCTCACTCTTGATGTACCGGACTTTGGTATCAGCCGGTGGTTCCACAGTTCTGGCGTAGCAGTACCAGTGTCGCTCGGATTTTCGTCTAACGACTCGCGGTGGAGAGAAACAAGTCGTGTGCAGAGTGAAGGCAGTGCGCAGCGAGGTTGGTGATTGGCTCGGGATCGACCTGGGCTTGGCGCGCTCACTTCCGCATCATCCTCCGCAGTCCACCCCACGTCACCCACCTGTCTGTACATTGCAGCCGCGACAAGATGTCCGACAGCACGTCTCAACCACCTGACACCAAGATGGAGGTTACCGAGGACCTCGATCCGTCCGTCGAGAACGAGATCAACCATGACGCGACGCAAGCAGACGCCATGAACCTCGACGGCGCAAACGATGATACACCCACTGTGAATGGAGTTCCCGAGCCCAATGCTGCGTTTGAACAACGCATACCCGCGAAGAAAGACGCCACGCTTCGTGAGTTCCTAGGCAAGATGGACGAGTATGCGCCCATCGTGAGTGGCCCCCTACACGAACAGGTGAGAGGTACACTAACACGAGTCACAGATACCTGATGCAGTGACTAACTACTACTTGACGCGCGCCGGTCTACCTCCTCCGCCTCAGACGTCGCAGCACCTCGCCCGTCTCCTGGCCCTTGCGACACAAAAGTTTATCGCAGATATCGCAGCCGACGCGTACCAGTTCTCGCGCATTCGAACGTCCAACACTACCAGCAACAACCCTATGGGTGGACTGGGCGGCGCGGCAGGAGCACCCGGTGCAGCAGCTCCTGCGCAAGGCGGCAAGGACAGTGGATCGAAAGCCAAAGACTACAACCTTGGCATCCAGAGACCGGGGTACGGTGGTGGAGGCCAGGGTGGCAGCCAAGGGCGGACAGTGCTCACCATGGAAGACCTTGGTATGGCTGTTGGGGAGTACGGCGTCAACATCAAGCGCGGTGAGTTCTACCGGTAGTGCGCGCAATAGATCGCAGTTGGGCATGGAGTCGTGGTTTTGGAGTCCTGAAGGACATGCATTACTGGCGTTTGGTTCGGTCTCACAGGCGCATGGGAAGTCAGAATGATAACGAGGGAGCGCAGCCCCCACACGAGAGGCTGCTCGTTTTGTACAAATAGCAGTACATCCAGATCAACATAAATGATACCCAAACTCCCCTATGATGCACATGCAGCCGAGCCTCTACTTGTTCTTGGTCTGCTTGTATGTGAAGTTCTTCCGTGTCCTGTCCATGCAACGTTAGCCATGCAAGCGAGTCCGCCGTCCTCTGATGGGGACCTGCGTTTCAGTGAACGTACGGCGCAAATTCTCCAAGCTTGTGTCCGACCATGTCCTCCGTTATTGTGATATCATCGTACTTCTTGCCGTTGTGGATCTGGAACTTCAGACCGACAAAGTTTGGAAGGATGGTAGCTGAGCGTGCCTGCGTCCTGATCGGGGCCTGTCGTTCACCAGCCTTTGCTCGTGCAATGGGGAGGCTTTGCACGTTTAGTCAAGCAGTGGGAGAGGAGCCGTGAGAGTGCCTACGGGACGATATTGGGGCCTAAATGTGCCGTTAGCCTTGTCGCATGTGTTCTGACAGCAATTCAACCCACCTTTCCAGACAGATCGCGCGCAGAGCGCCCTTGTGGAAAACATTGCGATGTGCTGCGGTGATGAGAGGTCGGCGATTCGATTCGATTTCTCCGTTCTGCATCACGGCCACCCACGTGAGAGCGCGAGACGAGCTAAAGCCTAGGCGGAAGCGCGTCGCGAGCGGCAGCAGGCAGCACGCATTTGCTGCCTGTACTTTGCAACTCACAGTCACTCGACTCTAAAAGTACTCTTGAGACTGATTGTCGTAACTTGCACGTCTGCCTTATTGCCCGGCACTTGCTAAGGGCCTTCCGCCCCAATACAATGCCACCACGAGCGCAGGGCACGCAGCGAGGTAAGTGGCTATGGCAGTGGGAGACGGCGAAGCAGCTGACAAGCCATGCAGGCGCTGATACCATTCGCATACTCGTCGCCACAGACAGCCACGTCGGATACAACGAACGCGATGCGCACCGCCAGGACGACAGCTGGAAGACCTTCGACGAAGTAATGAGTCTGGCCAAGGAACATGACGTCGACATGGTCCTACACGCTGGAGACCTGTTCCACGAGAATAAGCCGTCACGAAAGTCCATGTACCATGTCATGCGCTCGATCCGCCAGAACTGCCTGGGGGAGAAGCCCTGCGAGCTAGAGATGCTGAGCGACGCAAGCGAGAACTTTGGGGGCATTTTCGATCATGTGAACTACGAAGATGAGGACATCAATGTCGCCATACCAGTGTTTGCGATTCACGGCAATCACGACGATCCGTCTGGCGAAGGGTCGTTCTCACCGCTGGATTTGCTGCAGGCGTCTGGCTTGGTCAACTACTTTGGGCGAACTCCAGAAGTCGACAAGATCGCAGTCAAGCCAGTGCTTCTTCAGAAAGGCTGTACGAAGCTTGCACTGTACGGTCTCAGCAACGTCCGTGACGAGCGACTGTTTCATACTTGGCGGGACGGCAATGTCAAGTTCTTCCAACCCGGTACACAGAAGGACGAGTGGTTCAACATCATGAGCGTCCATCAGAATCATCATGCGCACACAGCAACAAGCTACCTGCCTGAGAACTTTTTACCCGAATTCATGGACCTCGTTGTCTGGGGCCACGAACACGAATGCCTGATCGACCCGCGCTATAACCCTGAAATGGGCTTTTATGTGATGCAGCCAGGCTCTTCTGTTGCGACATCGCTGATGCCGGGAGAAGCTGTACCAAAGCACGTTGCTATCTTGAGCATTACTGGGAAAGACTTCATAACAGAAAACATACGCCTGAAGTCGGTCCGCCCTTTCATCATGAAGGAGATCGTTTTAGCGGAGGAGAGGGAGATCAAGGAGAAAGAGCTGTGGCGCGTGACCGACAACCGTGCGAAGATTACACAATACCTCAACCAGATTGTTGAAGATCTcatagaagaagctaaaagTGAATGGCTTGAGCTTCAGGACGATCGCAACGAAAACGAGGAGATGGTAGTTCCTCGACCCCTGGTACGACTGCGTGTGGAGTACACGGCTC from Ascochyta rabiei chromosome 2, complete sequence includes these protein-coding regions:
- a CDS encoding mitochondrial ribosomal small subunit component: MFSTRALCARSVWKGPNIVPLPIARAKAGERQAPIRTQARSATILPNFVGLKFQIHNGKKYDDITITEDMVGHKLGEFAPTRKNFTYKQTKNK
- a CDS encoding meiotic recombination, with the protein product MPPRAQGTQRGADTIRILVATDSHVGYNERDAHRQDDSWKTFDEVMSLAKEHDVDMVLHAGDLFHENKPSRKSMYHVMRSIRQNCLGEKPCELEMLSDASENFGGIFDHVNYEDEDINVAIPVFAIHGNHDDPSGEGSFSPLDLLQASGLVNYFGRTPEVDKIAVKPVLLQKGCTKLALYGLSNVRDERLFHTWRDGNVKFFQPGTQKDEWFNIMSVHQNHHAHTATSYLPENFLPEFMDLVVWGHEHECLIDPRYNPEMGFYVMQPGSSVATSLMPGEAVPKHVAILSITGKDFITENIRLKSVRPFIMKEIVLAEEREIKEKELWRVTDNRAKITQYLNQIVEDLIEEAKSEWLELQDDRNENEEMVVPRPLVRLRVEYTAPQPGEFNVENPQRFSNRFMDRVANVNDIVQFHRKKKAPNRTLKNNAEMPDEKIRQEITLSTIGVDRLVKEFLTAQSLTILPQNSFGDAVSQFVNKDDKHAMEQFVNESLKNQLKHLMDANEVDESDIADEMEQYRSRLEDLFASGQLKKARKSKTKPKPLTWDSEEDGPWNDQPGALIRSDNEAEKDGDDLGSIPARKLAARGRTKAAGSTRQTAVTKKAAPAPKGTREKRKVVEEEEEDEDEDADAIMISDDDEESAEDLFVKPARKPLTKKAAPAAKAPARAKSPVKKTPATSRTRAPAASKQTTLSFSQPSTQRSQPTRGTASRGKKAAEPSDDEISDDDDAFEPVPTARATRRR